AACAACTGTTTTAGAATGTATTGCAGGTTTTCAAAAGCCAGATTGGGGAGAGATAATATTAGGGGAGAAAACCCTTTTTTCCTCATCAAAACGAATCAATCTTCCTTCATACAAACGGGGTATCGGATATATATTTCAGGAATATGCGCTTTTTAACCATTTAACAGTAAGAGATAATATCTTATATGGGGTAAAAAATATATTAAAAGATGAAAAAGAAAAACAACTTAATGAAATACTTAAAAAATTTGATATATTTCATTTAGCTGAAAGATATCCAGTTCAGCTTTCGGGCGGAGAAAAACAGCGGGTAGCCCTGGCAAGAACCCTTATAACAAAGCCTCATTTGTTATTGCTGGATGAGCCCCTTTCAGCTATGGACAGGAAACTAAGGGAAAGGCTATGCAAGGAAATAAAGGAACTTCATGGGCAGTGGAAGATACCCTTTGTTTTGGTTACACACTACCAATATGAAGCAAAGCTTGGCGATAAGGTTTTTAAGGCTGAAAAAGGTGAAGACAAAGGAGAAATAATAATGAAGTTCCATCAAAGTGCTTGATGGGCAATGCAGTTGATTATTGTCAGTATTGCTATGGGGACAAAGGTTTAGAAAGTAACATTCTATGGAAAGGATTGGTTGAAGTGGCATTTTACAGAAAAATAAAAATTTCAGTCATGGGTATTTTGGCTATATTGCTCATAATTGCAATCTTTGTATCTCTAACACTGGGACGATACGCCATTCCGCTGGCACAGATCATCACCATATTAATGTCCAAACTCTTGGATCTTCCCGTAACATGCTCTAAAACAATGGAAATGGTTTTGTTCAATGTGCGTATCCCAAGAATCTTTGCAGCTATACTTGTAGGAGGTGCTTTATCAGTTTCTGGAGCAACATATCAAGGACTTTTTAAAAATCCAATGGTATCCCCAGATATCCTTGGGGCTTCTGCTGGAGCTGGCTTTGGTGCTGCTATAGCAATTTTAATCTCCCTTGGTTCAATTGGTATTCAAATTTCCGCTTTTCTGTTTGGTTTGGGAGCAGTTGTCATCTCATATACCATGTCAACTATAATCAGCCGCAACAATAATGCTATTTTGGTATTGGTATTGACAGGAATGGTTGTATCTACGATGTTTTCTTCCTTTACTTCTATGGTTAAATATGTAGCTGACCCTGAGAGCAAACTGCCTGCCATTACCTTTTGGCTTATGGGAGGGCTTTCTTCCATAAGTAAAAATGACATAGCTGTATTGCTCATACCGATAGTTATTGGTTTAGTCCCTCTTATCCTGCTTCGATGGAGATTGAATGTCATTTCCTTTGGCGATGAGGAAGCACAAGCAATGGGTATTGATACAAAAAAAATGCGTTTGCTTTTCATCATTTCATCAACATTAATGACATCAGCAGCGGTTTCGGTCAGTGGTATGGTGGGCTGGATCGGACTAATTATTCCACATATTGCCAGACTCATCGTGGGACCTAATTATAAAGCAATGTTACCTGCTTCATTTCTTATTGGCAGTACCTTCCTGCTTTTTGTAGATGACATAGCTCGAAATACCTTTACTGTTGAAATCCCTTTAGGAATATTGACTTCTCTCATAGGAGCACCATTTTTCTTCTATCTGCTGGCAAAAGGAAGGAAGGGTTGGGTATGAAATTGGAAATTAAAAATGTATCCTGTGGATATGGAACAAAAATTGTTCTTAAAGACTTTTCAATACAGGTAAGTTCAGGTGAAATTCTGTGCCTATTAGGACCAAATGGAGTAGGAAAAACAACCTTATTCAAAACTATTCTGGGATTTTTAAAATTGCATAGTGGTGAAATTCAACTAAACGGAGAAGATATAAAATATTGGTCCAGAAAAAAACTGGCAAAAACCATCGGATATGTACCTCAAGCTCATACACCACCTTTCCCATTTTCTGTACTTGATGTAGTAGTTATGGGACGTACTGCTCATTTAGGGGTTTTTTCTTCACCGTCTAAAGAGGATTTAACCATTGCAGGGAAAGCCTTGGAAATTTTAGGGGTTTCTTTTCTAAAAGACAGAATTTATACTGAAATCAGCGGTGGTGAACGGCAAATGGTGCTTATTGCCAGGGCTTTAACGCAGCAGCCCGATATTCTTGTAATGGACGAGCCTACCGCTAATTTAGACTTTGGAAATCAAGTACGTGTACTTGAACAAATTAAGAAACTTGCTAAAAAGGGAATGGGGGTGATAATGACTACTCATTTTCCAGATCACGCATTTTTATGCAGTACAAAAGTAGCCTTGATGCAACGAAACAACGTGTTTACCTTAGGATATGCAGATGATGTAATTACAGAAGAGAATTTGAGGATAGCTTATGGAGTAAATGTAAAAATAACCTGCTTAAAGGGTGTAGACGGAGAAATTATTAAAGCCTGTGTGCCTTTGCTTAGTTAATATTTTTGATTTTTTAAAAGGAGTGAAATAAATATGTGTAAAAAAAGAAAAAACTTTATTTTATCAATATTTATCATTATATGTATAATCTTAGCCGCAGTGTTTACCGGCTGCGGTAGTCAAAAAACATCAAAAAGCAATGAACAAGGGAATCAAGGTACAAGAACAATAGTAGATATGGCTGGTAGAACAGTAACAGTACCTTCCCATATTAAAAAAGTTTGTTCAACCAATCCTATAGGAACCGTATTTATGTATACATTGTCGCCGGATAAAATTGCAGGTTTAAATAACAAAATCTCAAAAGCTGAAAGTAAGTTCACAATAAATTCTTATAAAAACCTTCCTGTTGAAGGTGGTTATTTTGGGCAGGGTCAAACAATGAATAAGGAAGAACTATTAAAAATAAAACCTGATATAATACTTAATA
This is a stretch of genomic DNA from Aceticella autotrophica. It encodes these proteins:
- a CDS encoding ATP-binding cassette domain-containing protein; the encoded protein is MLKVKFVKRLPDFVLKVDLLVDKEILVLVGPSGSGKTTVLECIAGFQKPDWGEIILGEKTLFSSSKRINLPSYKRGIGYIFQEYALFNHLTVRDNILYGVKNILKDEKEKQLNEILKKFDIFHLAERYPVQLSGGEKQRVALARTLITKPHLLLLDEPLSAMDRKLRERLCKEIKELHGQWKIPFVLVTHYQYEAKLGDKVFKAEKGEDKGEIIMKFHQSA
- a CDS encoding FecCD family ABC transporter permease, with protein sequence MAFYRKIKISVMGILAILLIIAIFVSLTLGRYAIPLAQIITILMSKLLDLPVTCSKTMEMVLFNVRIPRIFAAILVGGALSVSGATYQGLFKNPMVSPDILGASAGAGFGAAIAILISLGSIGIQISAFLFGLGAVVISYTMSTIISRNNNAILVLVLTGMVVSTMFSSFTSMVKYVADPESKLPAITFWLMGGLSSISKNDIAVLLIPIVIGLVPLILLRWRLNVISFGDEEAQAMGIDTKKMRLLFIISSTLMTSAAVSVSGMVGWIGLIIPHIARLIVGPNYKAMLPASFLIGSTFLLFVDDIARNTFTVEIPLGILTSLIGAPFFFYLLAKGRKGWV
- a CDS encoding ABC transporter ATP-binding protein — translated: MKLEIKNVSCGYGTKIVLKDFSIQVSSGEILCLLGPNGVGKTTLFKTILGFLKLHSGEIQLNGEDIKYWSRKKLAKTIGYVPQAHTPPFPFSVLDVVVMGRTAHLGVFSSPSKEDLTIAGKALEILGVSFLKDRIYTEISGGERQMVLIARALTQQPDILVMDEPTANLDFGNQVRVLEQIKKLAKKGMGVIMTTHFPDHAFLCSTKVALMQRNNVFTLGYADDVITEENLRIAYGVNVKITCLKGVDGEIIKACVPLLS